A part of Ooceraea biroi isolate clonal line C1 chromosome 10, Obir_v5.4, whole genome shotgun sequence genomic DNA contains:
- the LOC105278207 gene encoding uncharacterized protein LOC105278207, whose product MTLHWWMHWFWVTAQFLVILGSPLPSTTSDPVNQSQPSSIETEDIYRTSKSPRPSFRIAKAIGLYPQTNTAVVPDRQQQFVTTIGPLSSERGSTIGTSIHDTAELSFRSNVTNVESFSTETPPQRATENVDRIRNSTTKKDSKITWILTTNKSSGRSKYDQEARNQSNAASRNISLEEVEDLTVLPLQEEMSKVDLMLTNRTRSSFVTSLSAVDAAGSNAAIRTFNRSEDEVEIDEEIAQTQHFATAASILEVGVSESTRLSRARNTFITQHFQRDQVQGDNQPSDYIDAGNSSDNDAEHDSATSAAGIAAITGSCLATVALLSTMGSLGFIIYRRKYLNPPQTLNSDKCSNPDSSGYIDDSTIRDNSEEMYSLDNDSFLNSLEAMTIQNYWTDSVKHTKL is encoded by the exons TGATTCTTGGGAGTCCCTTGCCGTCTACCACATCGGATCCCGTCAATCAGTCACAACCGTCCTCGATCGAAACCGAAGATATTTATCGTACATCGAAGTCACCCAGGCCGAGCTTCCGCATCGCCAAGGCCATTGGACTCTATCCACAGACAAATACGGCCGTGGTGCCTGATAGGCAGCAGCAATTTGTCACCACTATCGGTCCTCTGTCATCGGAACGTGGAAGCACCATCGGAACGAGCATCCACGACACCGCAGAGTTGAGCTTCCGCAGCAACGTCACCAACGTCGAGTCCTTCAGCACCGAAACGCCGCCGCAACGTGCCACGGAGAACGTTGACAGGATCAGGAACTCGACCACAAAGAAAGACAGCAAGATTACGTGGATTCTGACGACGAATAAATCGTCGGGCAGATCCAAGTACGATCAGGAGGCGAGAAATCAGTCTAACGCAGCCAGCAGAAACATTAGCCTCGAGGAAGTCGAGGATCTCACAGTGTTACCTCTTCAAGAAGAGATGTCCAAGGTCGATTTGATGCTGACTAACAGGACGAGATCTTCCTTTGTGACATCCTTGTCTGCAGTCGACGCCGCGGGCAGTAACGCCGCGATCAGGACATTCAATCGGTCCGAGGACGAAGTCGAGATCGACGAGGAGATTGCCCAGACGCAGCACTTTGCCACGGCGGCGTCTATTCTCGAAG TTGGCGTGAGCGAGTCCACTCGTCTGAGCAGAGCGAGGAACACCTTTATCACGCAGCACTTCCAGCGAGATCAAGTGCAAGGAGATAATCAGCCTTCCGATTACATCGACGCTGGCAATAGCAGCGACAACGACGCCGAGCACGACTCGGCGACGTCAGCCGCGGGTATAGCTGCTATTACCGGCAGCTGTTTAGCGACTGTAGCTCTGCTCAGCACAATGGGTAGTCTCGGATTCATTATATATAG GCGCAAGTACTTGAACCCTCCACAAACGTTGAACAGTGACAAGTGCAGCAATCCCGATAGCTCTGGTTATATCGATGATTCCACCATTCGG GATAATTCGGAGGAAATGTACAGCTTGGATAACGATTCCTTCCTGAATTCGCTGGAGGCGATGACAATACAGAATTATTGGACGGACAGTGTGAAGCATACGAAACTATGA